Part of the Aminivibrio sp. genome is shown below.
CTGATCTCCCGCTCCAGTTTTTCGAGAAGGGGTTCCTTCTCCGACAGTTCCTCCCTCGCCAGCTCGGCCATATCGGGGTCGGCACCATATACCAGGCTTTTCGCCTCCTCGATGTCCCCGGCTATCTTCCGGTATTGCCGGTATTTCACCACCACGGGTTCAAGCTGGGAGTGCCTTCTGGCGAGGGCCTGCAGTTCCTTCAGGTTACCGTGGGTGGACGGATCCGCCATTTTGGCTTCGATGGCCTCAAAATCCTTTTCAAGAGCCTCAAGTTTCCCAAGGTAGTTCATGCAGATTCCTCCGCAAGCGTGTTCAGTTTTCTTCCAAGGGCAGTCTCCAGGGATGTGAGGGCCACCTCGACCTGTCGTTCGTCAGGTTCCCTGGTGGTGAGGTATTGAAAGGACAGGGCGGGGGCCATGAGAATCCTGCCTGCCGGTCCGGCGCAGGACGCTCCCTTGATGATTTCGTAGGAAATGCCCATAACCAGAGGCAGAAGGACGATCCTGCTACCGATGCGCCAGAGGATGGAACCCGATCCGGCGAGGGAAAACACCACGATGCTCACCGCAACGACGATGAGGAGAAAGGAAGTCCCGCATCTCGGGTGAATCCTAGAAAAGCCCATGATGTTTTCCGGCGTCATCACCGCTCCCGATTCGTAGGCATTGATTGTTTTGTGCTCGGCGCCGTGGTACCGGAACACCTGCCGTATTTCACCCCACAGGCCGATACCGGCGACATAGGCGATGAACACGACGCCACGGAGGCAACCTTCAAGCACGTTCTTGCCCAGGGAAGTGAGCCCCCAGCCCTTTACCGCCAGGTCGGAGAGCCACAGGGGAAGAGCTATGAAAAGCCCTGCTACGGCAAATATGGCCACGACGACGGTAATGAACATCTCTTTCGCGGTGATCTTTTCCTCCTCGCCCACGGCAATCTGGGCCGATTTATCCAGGGCGCGGAAACCCACGGTCATCATCTCGATCATGGTAACCACCCCGCGGATAACCGGGAACTTCCAGGGCATGGAGGACGTCCAGGAACGGCTGTTCCAGCTTTCACTCTCAATCTTGCCGTCAGGCTTCCTCACGGAAAGCCCCCACCGCGCGGGTCCCTTCATCAGGACTCCTTCGATCACAGCCTGACCGCCTACGGGAATCCTTCGGTCCCCGGAGTCTTCAGCAAGCAACAGCAACAGAAAAGCAAGCAGTCTTTTCATTTTCACCTCAGGAATTTTCTTCGTCTAATAAAAGCATCTCAAGGGAATCGTACGGCTTCCCGCAGGGATTCATCTCCCCGCATTCTCCGGAAATGACGCACGACGGCCCCGCCTTCTCGAAAAGCAGGGGGGCGGCCCGCCTCGCCAGCCGGAGCATTTTCCTCGCCAGGTTCCGGATTTCCCACTGGGCCCTCCTGCACAGCCTGAGGGTAAAGAAATGGTGAAGTTCCCTGGCGTTCATGGTCATAACGAGCCGGGTACTCCACCCGTGGGGGAGAATGAAGCGGGCGTCCTCCCTGGGAATGCCTGCCCCCACCATCTCGGCATAGAAGCGGTGCGCCTCTTCCGCCATCGTCCGGAACCGTTCAGAAAAGGCCGTGCTCGAGGCGACGGAAGGAGGGAGGATGACATCGGGCTCGTCCATTTCCACGTATCTCTGGCTCTGTTGGCTGAAGGAAGCGATCCTGTGCCTTACGAGCTGATGGGATGCCACCCTGCTGAGCCCGTCCATGGCAAATGTGAAGGAGGCATGTTCAAAGGGGGAATAATGACCGCTTTCCCAGAGGTGGCGCAGGAGTTTCGCGCTTCTTTCAGGCGACTCGGCCTCAAGAAGGTCGGCGGCGGAGGCGTCGCTGTAGCATATTCTTGCCGCAGCGGCAACCACGGCGTCCGGAG
Proteins encoded:
- a CDS encoding DUF1385 domain-containing protein — its product is MKRLLAFLLLLLAEDSGDRRIPVGGQAVIEGVLMKGPARWGLSVRKPDGKIESESWNSRSWTSSMPWKFPVIRGVVTMIEMMTVGFRALDKSAQIAVGEEEKITAKEMFITVVVAIFAVAGLFIALPLWLSDLAVKGWGLTSLGKNVLEGCLRGVVFIAYVAGIGLWGEIRQVFRYHGAEHKTINAYESGAVMTPENIMGFSRIHPRCGTSFLLIVVAVSIVVFSLAGSGSILWRIGSRIVLLPLVMGISYEIIKGASCAGPAGRILMAPALSFQYLTTREPDERQVEVALTSLETALGRKLNTLAEESA
- the thyX gene encoding FAD-dependent thymidylate synthase, giving the protein MACRVLLIASTPSPDAVVAAAARICYSDASAADLLEAESPERSAKLLRHLWESGHYSPFEHASFTFAMDGLSRVASHQLVRHRIASFSQQSQRYVEMDEPDVILPPSVASSTAFSERFRTMAEEAHRFYAEMVGAGIPREDARFILPHGWSTRLVMTMNARELHHFFTLRLCRRAQWEIRNLARKMLRLARRAAPLLFEKAGPSCVISGECGEMNPCGKPYDSLEMLLLDEENS